In Aegilops tauschii subsp. strangulata cultivar AL8/78 chromosome 3, Aet v6.0, whole genome shotgun sequence, one genomic interval encodes:
- the LOC109739334 gene encoding 1,4-dihydroxy-2-naphthoyl-CoA thioesterase 1, translating to MAAKKPSSAIDMAELDPVLHGVGFEMQEVSPSLLSGRLPVTERCCQPFKVLHGGVSALVAEGLASMGAHMASGYRRVAGVHLAINHFRSAALGDVVLARAVPVHLGRSTQVWEVKLWKMDPSEEGKKGPQISESRVTLLCNLPVPDNLHHAGDALKKYAAAATTTTPTSKL from the exons ATGGCGGCGAAGAAGCCGAGTAGTGCCATCGACATGGCGGAGCTGGACCCGGTGCTGCACGGGGTGGGCTTCGAGATGCAGGAGGTGTCGCCGTCGCTGCTCTCCGGCCGGCTCCCGGTCACGGAGCGCTGCTGCCAGCCGTTCAAGGTGCTGCACGGCGGCGTGTCGGCGCTGGTGGCGGAGGGCCTTGCCAGCATGGGCGCGCACATGGCGTCCGGCTATCGCCGCGTCGCCGGCGTGCACCTCGCCATCAACCACTTCCGCAGCGCCGCGCTCGGCGACGTCGTCCTCGCGCGCGCCGTCCCCGTCCACCTCGGACGCTCCACCCAG GTGTGGGAGGTGAAGCTGTGGAAGATGGACccgtcggaggaggggaagaagggcCCGCAGATCTCCGAGTCCAGGGTCACGCTGCTCTGCAACCTGCCCGTGCCGGACAACCTGCACCACGCCGGCGACGCCCTCAAGAAGTACGCTGCCGCAGCAACGACAACCACCCCCACCAGCAAACTGTAA